One region of Salinirubrum litoreum genomic DNA includes:
- the lrp gene encoding HTH-type transcriptional regulator Lrp, which yields MTYENLDAKLINALLGDGRASLRSLAEELDVSVTTVSNHLRDLEDEGVIEGYTPRVNYDALGYDVTAVIQLKVEGSALPDITDRLQDEKQMISVYEVTGDYDIIAIGKFKDTDGMNEQIKSLLTDADIRESNTSVVLNAVVENEQFELDAGDA from the coding sequence ATGACGTACGAAAACCTCGACGCGAAGCTGATCAACGCCCTGCTGGGAGACGGTCGTGCGAGTCTCCGGAGCCTCGCAGAAGAACTGGACGTCTCCGTGACGACGGTGTCGAACCACCTCCGCGACCTCGAAGACGAGGGCGTCATCGAGGGGTACACCCCGCGCGTGAACTACGACGCGTTGGGCTACGACGTGACCGCCGTGATCCAGTTGAAAGTCGAGGGGAGCGCCCTGCCGGACATCACCGACCGTCTGCAGGACGAGAAACAGATGATCTCGGTCTACGAGGTGACCGGCGACTACGACATCATCGCCATCGGCAAGTTCAAAGACACCGACGGGATGAACGAGCAGATCAAGTCACTGCTCACGGACGCTGACATCCGCGAGTCGAACACCAGCGTCGTCCTGAACGCCGTCGTCGAGAACGAGCAGTTCGAACTCGACGCAGGCGACGCCTGA
- a CDS encoding DUF502 domain-containing protein, translating to MRPITRLRNSFLAGMLLLLPLAVTVFVLQFVFNRVTPIIRPLVLRIEPELRASLGYDGELLFVAQVVSAVLIVLVIVVVGDLASRDFGRRLFGSFERGVELVPVVRTVYFGVRQVAESLTERNSRYESVVLVEFPREGLFSIGFVTNESPRQVRQVADSEAVNVFVPNSPNPTAGALVMLPADDVYEVDMSVRRGIRLLVTTGLSVNDLEEDELPEGVAR from the coding sequence ATGCGACCGATCACTCGGCTCCGGAACAGTTTCCTCGCCGGCATGCTCCTCCTCCTGCCGCTGGCGGTGACGGTGTTCGTGCTCCAGTTCGTGTTCAATCGCGTGACGCCGATCATCCGACCGCTCGTTCTCAGGATCGAACCGGAACTGCGGGCGTCGCTCGGCTACGACGGTGAACTCCTCTTCGTCGCGCAGGTCGTCTCGGCGGTGCTCATCGTCCTCGTCATCGTCGTCGTCGGCGACCTCGCCTCGCGGGACTTCGGCCGGCGACTGTTCGGGAGTTTCGAGCGCGGGGTCGAACTCGTCCCGGTCGTCCGCACGGTCTACTTCGGCGTCCGGCAGGTCGCCGAGTCCCTGACCGAGCGGAACTCGCGGTACGAGAGCGTCGTCCTCGTGGAGTTCCCCCGCGAAGGGCTGTTCTCGATCGGCTTCGTGACGAACGAGAGTCCCCGGCAGGTGCGGCAGGTCGCCGACAGCGAGGCCGTGAACGTCTTCGTCCCGAACAGTCCGAACCCGACTGCCGGCGCGCTGGTGATGCTGCCGGCCGACGACGTGTACGAGGTCGATATGTCGGTCCGGCGTGGGATTCGTCTGCTGGTGACGACCGGGCTGTCGGTGAACGACCTGGAGGAAGACGAGTTGCCGGAAGGCGTGGCGCGGTAG